The following are encoded together in the Strongyloides ratti genome assembly S_ratti_ED321, chromosome : 2 genome:
- a CDS encoding SEA domain and Epidermal growth factor-like domain and Trypsin Inhibitor-like, cysteine rich domain and DOMON domain-containing protein, with product MNLLFYGILILYFTLTKANIRLLSPTSISEDFDFSKGSPINAKCHDLTEKDTNIETIILGESYNVSWIDLEKLNGLYTVEILDFDTFDVSTSIPLKNIIPKPNSDSHIFTSTINLNKDIKECDKCYLRLVQSATEKNQVETLNFISCSLVKLVKEGEPSEAFKTTNKDCIENDDCLNGGKCDKDNKCFCINGFYGKKCEENSDIEHFKKIFKSKNYEEKDFAEGGNKLYWRINDNEEVEFVLQFPVNSWVLTGIRPFNYKKTCPAINYKETAFKLENISTKKPLQKIDVQLNSTNICKENEVMFDCPEISRECETSCDWTAQPDSIPKCTKECGKEPRCVCKDGYVRAGNLNDTCVPFLQCQEEIEEECPKNSTFSKCGTSCEPTCENMYDSKECFSECETPSCTCIDNFVKHNGKCIFWAECPNVLLHLSNTTGESIKPQFIDRVKVKNNILSTTTTLSPPNVPTPSSKNEVNGDLHCPINETINDCGKICEADCLTIFVREQCTNCGEKECACKQGYARLNGKCVYWGDCPLTTEQVNITTSLGITTTASIPTQEDSVPARAQSIKTVTNVNIGEKNSFNSLKEFTKPSINDGEITEDEAEVFGDDCFGEFRYPAGCLSGDCDYRLSWNLDDLSDNIEFSIEAKISTNYWTGVGFSKTGHLTDSDFIAITSINNNLNVVDLYSDTTSLPKIDKDQNINKFHGEHTNGMLKAEFVRPRVTLFGDTKEDAQFTDKECFKFIFPVAGKELDNGVITTFPTAPIVSENEICIKKCKECISQFKYPQGCEGEECKYIANWNVDKISGEVEFEISSKGIGRWTGIGFSKDGSMANSDMIVGWVYDGQGFITDRFSYNKDVPVIDAPDNQDAYIVKGELEDVTQTIVFKRKIITTDTKTDFPLNECYYFLFPVSGGRILAKQVDDFKNPKTPIGSHDSTPIVSSEKICICGAEIPTPKRFRRQVNNPFDSKVHVTGELPPMPKENIQSFEDPLRCSDVVLISSNSDGLTRVKDYYALSSSFVRPDEFYGGQQSLNNIISYLQDGIVTVSFSRKLNSNDFVDQTIDSDNNKAMTILFAQGILPNPEKIESIDLDELVSNGGAPGTDTKLYVFGKNFTTPDKSKETKIEKPEILQFKDEGEKVDDIFSKTGTIAVANASGRILPKAVDDCDDYFKYPPSCSEDDCKYLAKWIVDNGTITVQIKAKQSINRWTGIGFSPEGSMSGTDLIAVSVLDDGTSTITDQFVPDYNKPTLDTDQGIFDLVTKYENGIVYAKFSRELQTNDNSNDVNLEDEHCNFFIYPVSGGDIIDKAEIQIHDEIPIVSEKKICLKACGTRSVKKEPVLAIPITPEIEITTTKSVEETKLPVEEKETITTPSSDNNTSENEKLTEKISEISTTTFENMSEDTTIKTTTEEEINFENINLNLPEKTPNENIESTTLKSIEVTENVVTTEEVQTTEKIQTTIEEKVTEEKVTDEATATTIESKGTEGNVPSQTTENVTENSETTSMTTTITTESVKNITSNENSITSAEGIFTTEKSTTQSKEIIESSTNKDIDDEDDQISKNIINSIQNAGIINSSDEPTDGITLILRILNRKWDDALLDKNSDMYKNLTKEVKETVQIIIKDKYPTLAYDRILKFNKGSVLAYVHLEEQSLIEKEKNDMSEEQKTVPSIHDLSEHIRQVATLGTIGKLNVDPDTVRAYNSEGNSIDQVLLRNWMIVGLIIFGLLLLCCLASCLFFCCCKKNRKHEKKDIIPHYGYNDYDNKGYKSSMNNVSATYTVNPIYSTTPGSVNGTMKIYKNNGATSPSSQVGTQQMSIYTGGENQNTGDMNNVPEGLGETTYTEWQRDVASKDTPSHVQESTIYQPAISSTLTRQTSPYITYPNEPTYYSMNNDPRYGHPIQHQNSPITQSGYYRPY from the exons atgaatttaCTATTTTATGGGATATTGATCctttattttacattaacCAAGGCTAATATTCGCCTTTTATCTCCTACCTCTATATCAGAAGATTTTGACTTTTCTAAAGGTTCTCCAATTAATGCTAAATGTCATGATTTAACAGAAAAAG atacaAATATAGAAACAATAATTTTGGGTGAATCATATAATGTTAGTTGGATTGATttggaaaaattaaatggtTTATATACAGTTGAAATTCTTGATTTTGATACATTTGATGTTTCAACATCAATAccacttaaaaatattataccaAAACCTAATTCTGATTCTCATATATTTACATCAACAATTAATcttaataaagatattaaagaatgtgataaatgttatttaagaTTAGTACAATCAGCAACAGAAAAAAATCAAGtagaaacattaaattttatatcatgCTCTCTTGTTAAATTAGTTAAAGAAGGTGAACCAAGTGAAGCATTTAAAACAACAAATAAAGATTGTATTGAGAATGATGATTGTTTAAATGGTGGAAAATGtgataaagataataaatgtttttgcATTAATGGtttttatggaaaaaaatgTGAAGAAAATAGTGATATagaacattttaaaaaaatatttaaaagtaaaaattatgaagAAAAAGATTTTGCTGAAGGtggtaataaattatattggagaattaatgataatgaagAAGTTGAATTTGTTTTACAATTTCCGGTAAATTCATGGGTTCTTACTGGTATAAGAccatttaattataaaaaaacctGCCCAgcaattaattataaagagACAGCttttaaattagaaaatatttcaacaaaaaaacCTTTACAAAAGATTGATGTTCAATTAAATTCAACAAATATATGTAAAGAGAATGAAGTAATGTTTGATTGTCCTGAAATTAGTAGAGAATGTGAAACATCCTGTGACTGGACAGCTCAACCTGATTCTATACCAAAATGTACTAAAGAATGTGGTAAAGAACCAAGATGTGTTTGTAAAGATGGATATGTTAGAGCTggaaatttaaatgatactTGTGTTCCATTTTTACAATGTCAAGAAGAAATTGAAGAAGAATGTCCAAAAAATTCAACATTTTCAAAATGTGGTACTTCATGTGAACCAACATGTGAAAATATGTATGATAGTAAAGAATGTTTCTCTGAATGTGAGACTCCATCATGTACATGtattgataattttgttaaacatAATGGAAAATGTATCTTTTGGGCTGAGTGTCCTAATGTTTTATTACATCTATCAAACACAACAGGAGAATCAATTAAACCACAATTTATTGATAGAGTTAAagtgaaaaataatattttatctacaACAACGACACTCTCACCACCAAATGTTCCAACACCAAGTAGTAAAAATGAAGTAAATGGTGATTTACATTGTCCTATTAATGAAACAATTAATGATTGTGGTAAAATTTGTGAAGCAGATTGTCTTACAATATTTGTTCGTGAACAATGTACAAATTGTGGTGAAAAAGAATGTGCCTGTAAACAAGGTTATGCAAGATTAAATGGAAAATGTGTCTATTGGGGTGATTGTCCATTGACAACAGAACAAGTTAATATAACAACATCATTAGGAATCACGACAACTGCCAGTATTCCAACACAAGAAGATAGTGTTCCAGCAAGAGCTCAATCAATTAAAACTGTAACAAATGTTAATATTGgtgaaaaaaattcatttaattcattaaaagaatttacaAAACCATCAATAAATGATGGTGAGATAACTGAAGATGAAGCTGAAGTATTTGGAGATGATTGTTTTGGTGAATTTAGATATCCTGCTGGATGTTTATCTGGAGATTGTGACTATAGATTATCATGGAATTTAGATGACTTATCTGATAATATTGAATTTTCAATTGAAGCAAAAATATCAACAAACTATTGGACTGGTGTTGGTTTTTCAAAGACTGGTCATTTGACAGATTCTGATTTTATTGCAATTACCtccataaataataatttaaatgttgtTGATTTATACTCTGATACTACATCACTTCCAAAGATTGATAAagatcaaaatataaataaatttcatgGTGAACATACAAATGGTATGTTAAAAGCTGAATTTGTAAGACCAAGAGTAACACTTTTTGGTGATACAAAAGAGGATGCTCAATTTACTGATAAagaatgttttaaatttatattccCTGTTGCTGGAAAAGAATTAGATAATGGTGTTATTACAACTTTCCCAACAGCTCCAATTGTTTCAGAAAATGaaatatgtattaaaaaatgtaaagaaTGTATTTCACAATTTAAATATCCACAAGGTTGTGAAGGTGAagaatgtaaatatattgcTAATTGGAATGTTGACAAAATTTCTGGTGAAGTTGAATTTGAGATATCATCTAAAGGTATTGGAAGATGGACTGGTATTGGATTCAGTAAAGATGGTTCAATGGCAAATTCTGATATGATTGTTGGTTGGGTATATGATGGTCAAGGTTTCATAACAGATAgattttcttataataaaGATGTTCCTGTTATTGATGCACCTGATAATCAAGATGCTTATATTGTTAAAGGTGAATTAGAAGATGTAACTCAAACAattgtatttaaaagaaaaattattacaacaGATACAAAAACAGATTTCCCATTAAATGAATGCTACTATTTCTTATTCCCAGTTTCTGGAGGTCGTATTTTAGCTAAACAAGTAGATGATTTTAAGAATCCTAAAACACCAATTGGATCTCATGACTCAACACCAATTGTTAGTTCagaaaaaatatgtatatgtGGAGCTGAGATACCTACACCAAAAAGATTTAGGAGACAGGTTAACAATCCATTTGATTCAAAAGTTCATGTTACTGGTGAACTTCCACCAATGCCAAAAGAAAATATCCAATCATTTGAAGATCCACTCCGTTGTAGTGATGTTGTTCTTATCTCCTCTAACAGTGATGGTTTGACAAGAGTTAAAGATTATTACGCATTATCATCAAGTTTCGTTAGACCAGATGAATTTTATGGTGGTCAacaatcattaaataatattattagttaTTTACAAGATGGTATTGTTACAGTTTCATTTTCAAGAAAACTTAATTCAAATGATTTTGTTGATCAAACAATAGATtcagataataataaagcaATGACAATATTATTTGCTCAAGGAATATTACCAAATCCTGAAAAAATAGAATCAATTGATTTAGATGAATTGGTAAGTAATGGTGGTGCTCCAGGAACTGATACAAAATTGTATGTATTTGGTAAGAATTTCACTACCCCAGATAAAAGTAAAGAAACTAAAATTGAAAAACCAGAAATTTTACAATTCAAAGATGAGGGAGAAAAAGTTGATGATATATTTAGTAAAACTGGAACAATTGCTGTTGCCAATGCATCTGGAAGAATTCTTCCCAAAGCTGTTGATGATTGTgatgattattttaaatatccaCCATCATGTAGTGAAGATGATTGTAAATATCTTGCAAAATGGATAGTTGATAATGGAACAATTACTGTTCAAATTAAGGCCAAACAATCAATTAATAGATGGACTGGTATTGGATTTAGTCCAGAAGGATCAATGTCTGGCACTGATCTTATTGCTGTTTCTGTTTTAGATGATGGTACTTCAACTATTACTGATCAATTTGTTCCAGATTATAATAAACCAACATTAGATACTGATCAAGGTATCTTTGATTTAGTTACTAAATATGAAAATGGTATTGTTTATGCTAAATTTAGTAGAGAACTTCAAACAAATGATAACAGTAATGATGTCAATTTAGAAGATGAACATtgtaatttctttatttatccTGTTAGTGGTGGTGATATCATTGATAAAGCTGAAATACAAATTCATGATGAAATTCCAATTGTTAGTGAGAAAAAAATATGCCTTAAAGCTTGTGGTACTAGAAGTGTTAAAAAAGAACCTGTTTTAGCTATTCCAATAACTCCTGAAATTGAAATAACTACAACTAAATCAGTTGAAGAGACAAAATTACCAGTTGAAGAAAAAGAAACTATAACAACACCTTCAAGTGATAATAATACAtctgaaaatgaaaaattaacaGAAAAAATTAGTGAAATTTCTACAACAACATTTGAAAATATGTCAGAAGATACAACAATTAAAACAACAACTGAAGAAGAGATAAactttgaaaatataaatttaaatcttCCTGAAAAAACAccaaatgaaaatattgaatCTACAACATTAAAATCTATTGAGGTAACTGAAAATGTTGTTACAACAGAAGAAGTACAAACAACAGAAAAAATACAAACAACTATAGAAGAAAAAGTAACAGAAGAAAAAGTTACTGATGAAGCAACAGCCACAACAATAGAATCTAAAGGTACTGAAGGAAATGTACCAAGTCAAACAACAGAAAATGTTACAGAAAATAGTGAAACAACATCTATGACTACTACAATAACAACAGAAagtgttaaaaatataacaagtAATGAAAATAGTATAACTTCTGCTGAAGGAATATTTACAACAGAAAAAAGTACTACACAatcaaaagaaattattgaATCTAGTACAAATAAAGATATTGATGATGAAGATGATcaaattagtaaaaatataattaattctATTCAAAATGCTGGTATAATTAATAGTTCTGATGAACCAACTGATGGAATAACATTAATTCTTAGAatattaaatagaaaatgGGATGATGctttattagataaaaatagtgatatgtataaaaatttaacaaaagaaGTTAAAGAAACTgttcaaataattattaaagataaatatccAACATTAGCATATGATAGAAttcttaaatttaataaaggATCTGTTCTTGCATATGTTCATTTAGAAGAACAATcattaatagaaaaagaaaaaaatgatatgaGTGAAGAACAAAAAACAGTTCCATCTATTCATGATTTATCTGAACATATTCGTCAAGTTGCAACATTAGGAACTATAGGaaaattaaatgttgatCCAGATACTGTTAGAGCATATAATAGTGAAGGAAATTCTATTGATCAAgttttattaagaaattgGATGATTGTTggattaattatatttggattattattactttgtTGTCTTGCCAGTTGCCTATTCTTTTgttgttgtaaaaaaaatagaaaacatgaaaaaaaagatatcatTCCACATTATGGATATAAtgattatgataataaaggATATAAATCTTCAATGAATAATGTTTCAGCAACTTATACAGTTAATCCAATTTATTCAACAACACCTGGTAGTGTTAATGGAacaatgaaaatttataaaaataatggagCAACATCACCATCATCACAGGTAGGAACACAACAAATGTCAATATATACAGGTGGTGAAAATCAGAATACCGGTGATATGAATAATGTTCCAGAAGGTCTTGGAGAGACAACATATACTGAATGGCAAAGAGATGTTGCATCAAAAGATACTCCATCACATGTACAAGAATCAACAATTTATCAACCAGCTATCTCTTCAACATTAACACGTCAAACATCACCATACATAACATATCCAAATGAACCAACATACTACTCAATGAATAATGATCCAAGATATGGACATCCAATTCAACATCAAAATTCACCAATAACTCAGTCAGGTTATTATAGGccgtattaa